A portion of the Rhodopseudomonas sp. BAL398 genome contains these proteins:
- a CDS encoding class I adenylate-forming enzyme family protein produces the protein MPDFISLDALVANTAAKAPQRIAVIDGERQLDYAGLNDLINRVAASLQADGLKPRDVISICALSSIEYVATFLGALRAGVAVAPLAPSSTPQDFAAMVKDSGAKILFMDATTTAAMGEAATGPLKVSLDDGGWGRPFSAWCTAPGTLPQPVTIDPDWIFNIIYSSGTTGTPKGIVHTHYLRWRQYGQLDPLGYGPDAVTVLSTPLYSNTTLVCFNPTVAGGGTIVLMKKFDAKGFLELSQQHRATHAMLVPVQYRRIMNLPEFGEFDLSSYRMKFCTSAPFAAELKADILKRWPGGLTELYGMTEGGGSCALLAHEHPDKLHTVGQPMPDHEVRLIDEDGKPVAVGEIGEIVGRSPVMMQGYLNQPQKTAETFWHDENGTRFVRTGDIGRFDADGFLTLMDRKKDMIISGGFNIYPSDIEAIVSEHADVLEVAVVGMPSEDWGETPVAFVVGKPDAAIDAAALKAWTNSRVGKTQRLADVVVTEMLPRSAIGKVLKRELRDSRVKVMADSAAP, from the coding sequence ATGCCTGACTTTATCAGCCTCGACGCGCTGGTCGCCAACACCGCCGCGAAGGCCCCGCAGCGAATCGCGGTGATCGACGGCGAGCGACAGCTCGATTACGCCGGGTTGAACGATCTGATCAACCGCGTGGCGGCCTCGCTGCAAGCCGACGGTCTGAAGCCGCGCGACGTGATCTCGATCTGCGCGCTATCGTCGATTGAATATGTCGCGACCTTCCTCGGCGCGTTGCGGGCCGGCGTCGCGGTGGCGCCGCTGGCGCCGTCGTCGACGCCGCAGGATTTCGCCGCGATGGTCAAGGATTCCGGCGCGAAAATCCTGTTCATGGACGCCACCACGACCGCCGCGATGGGCGAGGCCGCTACGGGCCCGCTCAAAGTCTCGCTCGACGATGGCGGCTGGGGCCGGCCATTTTCCGCCTGGTGCACGGCGCCGGGCACCTTGCCTCAACCGGTCACGATCGATCCGGACTGGATCTTCAACATCATCTATTCCAGCGGAACCACCGGCACACCGAAAGGCATCGTCCACACCCATTATTTGCGCTGGCGGCAATATGGCCAGCTCGACCCGCTCGGCTACGGCCCGGACGCCGTCACCGTGCTGTCGACGCCGCTTTATTCCAACACCACCCTGGTCTGCTTCAACCCGACCGTCGCCGGCGGCGGGACCATCGTGCTGATGAAGAAATTCGATGCCAAGGGTTTCTTGGAACTCAGCCAGCAGCACCGCGCCACCCATGCGATGCTGGTGCCGGTGCAATATCGCCGGATCATGAACCTGCCCGAGTTCGGCGAATTCGACCTGTCGTCCTATCGGATGAAATTCTGCACCTCGGCGCCGTTCGCCGCCGAGCTCAAGGCCGACATTTTAAAGCGTTGGCCCGGCGGGCTGACGGAGCTCTACGGCATGACCGAGGGCGGCGGCTCCTGCGCGCTGCTGGCGCATGAGCATCCCGACAAGCTCCACACCGTTGGCCAGCCGATGCCCGACCACGAGGTCCGACTGATCGACGAGGACGGCAAGCCGGTGGCGGTCGGCGAGATCGGCGAAATCGTCGGCCGCTCGCCGGTGATGATGCAGGGCTATCTGAACCAGCCGCAAAAGACCGCCGAGACGTTCTGGCATGACGAGAACGGCACCCGTTTCGTGCGCACCGGCGACATCGGCCGCTTCGATGCCGACGGGTTTCTCACGCTGATGGACCGCAAGAAGGATATGATCATTTCGGGCGGCTTCAACATCTATCCCAGCGACATCGAGGCGATCGTCAGCGAACACGCCGACGTGCTCGAGGTCGCCGTGGTCGGGATGCCGTCGGAGGATTGGGGCGAGACCCCGGTGGCCTTCGTGGTCGGCAAGCCGGACGCTGCGATCGATGCCGCCGCGCTCAAAGCCTGGACCAACAGCCGGGTCGGCAAGACCCAGCGGCTCGCCGATGTGGTCGTCACCGAAATGTTGCCGCGCAGCGCGATCGGCAAGGTGCTGAAACGCGAATTGCGCGACAGCCGGGTCAAGGTCATGGCGGATTCGGCCGCGCCATAG
- a CDS encoding sensor histidine kinase yields MLVLNRELRVVAASRSFCQTFTVNPRDTRGKLLYDIGGGDWDIPELRLLIGKILPERGAVENCEVEHNFRAIGLRTMRLNARHLVYARGARTNILLGIEDLTRERIRQRTQDEMLQEKDVLLGEIQHRIGNSLQIIANIMLVKALSVTSDETRRALTDAHDRVISIAAVQHCLHAAAPGGQIELIRYLNELCEAMSQSVISNRQAIAIEVVGSRARVSCTTAESLGLIVAELVINAVKYAFTKGNMHGRIRVCYTAHADDWCLVVADNGVGQPESDAPTTAGLGTGIIRALAERLGAQVKTVRNEHGTTIAITHAAAGSDDAARMQPAAPRRTGRAAARIEG; encoded by the coding sequence ATGCTGGTCCTGAATCGCGAGTTGCGCGTGGTCGCTGCAAGCCGGTCGTTCTGCCAGACCTTTACGGTCAACCCGCGCGACACAAGAGGCAAACTACTCTACGACATTGGCGGGGGCGATTGGGACATTCCCGAGCTGCGGCTATTGATCGGAAAAATCCTGCCGGAGCGTGGCGCCGTCGAGAATTGCGAGGTCGAACACAATTTCCGCGCCATCGGATTGCGGACCATGCGGTTGAATGCGCGGCATCTGGTCTATGCCAGAGGCGCGCGAACCAACATCCTGCTCGGGATCGAAGACCTCACACGAGAACGAATCCGGCAACGCACGCAGGACGAGATGCTGCAGGAAAAGGATGTCCTGCTCGGCGAGATCCAGCACCGGATCGGCAATAGTCTGCAGATCATTGCCAATATCATGCTGGTGAAGGCGCTGAGCGTCACCTCCGACGAGACGCGCCGGGCGTTGACCGACGCGCATGACCGGGTGATTTCAATCGCCGCCGTGCAACACTGCCTGCATGCCGCCGCACCCGGCGGCCAGATCGAGCTGATCCGCTATCTCAACGAGCTGTGCGAGGCGATGTCGCAATCCGTGATCAGCAATCGTCAGGCGATTGCAATCGAGGTCGTCGGCAGCAGAGCCAGGGTCTCTTGCACCACGGCCGAGAGTCTCGGCCTGATCGTCGCCGAACTGGTGATCAATGCCGTCAAATACGCCTTCACCAAAGGCAATATGCACGGCCGGATCCGGGTCTGCTACACCGCACACGCCGACGACTGGTGCCTGGTGGTCGCCGACAATGGCGTCGGCCAACCGGAATCCGACGCCCCGACCACCGCGGGCCTCGGGACCGGCATCATCCGCGCATTGGCCGAGCGGCTTGGCGCGCAGGTGAAGACCGTCAGAAATGAGCACGGCACCACCATCGCCATCACCCATGCGGCCGCCGGGAGCGACGACGCCGCCAGGATGCAACCAGCGGCACCCCGACGAACCGGCAGGGCGGCCGCGCGGATCGAGGGTTAA
- a CDS encoding Crp/Fnr family transcriptional regulator produces MKPETGFDPLLFLGRMGAGKTISKYSRDQVIFAQGDVAESVFYIQEGRVKVVVLSEQGKEAVVGILAQGQFFGEGCLNGHQVRISTTIAMEDCVITAITKPAMLAMLHAEPAFADLFMKYLLTRNSRIEEDLIDQLFNSSEKRLARLLLLLANFGKDGNPQPIAAHISQETLAEMIGTTRSRVSFFMNKFRKLGLIDYNGKIHVHRALLNAVLYDRPDESRN; encoded by the coding sequence ATGAAGCCGGAAACGGGATTCGATCCCCTGCTTTTTCTCGGAAGGATGGGGGCCGGCAAGACCATTTCCAAATACAGCAGGGATCAAGTCATCTTTGCGCAGGGAGACGTGGCCGAATCGGTTTTCTACATTCAGGAGGGTCGCGTCAAAGTCGTCGTGTTGTCCGAACAAGGCAAGGAAGCGGTCGTCGGCATTCTCGCGCAGGGACAATTTTTCGGCGAGGGATGTCTGAACGGACATCAGGTCAGAATCTCGACCACGATCGCGATGGAGGATTGCGTGATTACCGCGATCACCAAGCCAGCGATGCTTGCGATGCTCCATGCCGAGCCGGCCTTCGCCGACCTGTTCATGAAATATCTACTGACCCGCAACAGCCGGATCGAGGAAGACCTGATCGATCAGCTGTTCAATTCCAGCGAAAAGCGATTGGCGCGGCTGCTGCTGCTGCTGGCCAATTTCGGCAAGGACGGCAACCCGCAGCCGATCGCAGCGCATATCAGTCAGGAAACGCTGGCCGAGATGATCGGTACCACGCGCTCGCGGGTCAGCTTCTTCATGAACAAGTTCCGCAAGCTGGGACTGATCGATTACAATGGAAAGATCCACGTCCATCGCGCGCTGCTGAACGCGGTGCTATACGATCGGCCGGATGAATCACGCAATTAA
- a CDS encoding NADPH:quinone reductase codes for MKAVWYETTGPATDVLVFGEVATPIAAPGEIRVRLEASGVNPADVARRGGGYRAMEYPQIIPNSDGAGIVDQVGEGVSNFELGQRVWLYNGQRNGRAFGTAAEYIALAAHLVTALPDQLSFAHGATLGIPAMTAWCSLFADGSILGRTVLVSGGAGAVGHYAVQLAKWGGAQVIATVSSAAKAEQARHAGADLVINYTSEDVVALAMAFTGGRGVDRVVEVDFGGNIGTTLQLMAINSTIALYASNGNRNPVVPVRELMEKCITVRSLVLFALPPPLLLAAQRDISKWLAAGPRLHNVAAQFPLAETAQAHLAVERGDKLGTVIVDCAR; via the coding sequence ATGAAAGCGGTCTGGTACGAAACGACGGGCCCCGCCACTGATGTCCTTGTATTCGGCGAGGTCGCCACGCCGATTGCGGCCCCGGGCGAAATCCGCGTTAGGCTCGAAGCGTCAGGGGTCAATCCCGCGGATGTGGCCCGGCGCGGCGGCGGTTACCGGGCGATGGAATATCCACAGATAATTCCCAATAGCGACGGCGCCGGCATCGTCGATCAGGTGGGCGAGGGCGTCAGCAACTTCGAACTCGGCCAACGGGTCTGGCTCTACAACGGCCAACGCAATGGCCGCGCTTTCGGCACCGCGGCGGAATATATCGCGCTCGCCGCGCATCTGGTCACCGCCTTGCCCGACCAGCTGTCATTCGCCCATGGCGCGACGCTGGGGATTCCCGCGATGACCGCGTGGTGCAGCCTGTTTGCCGACGGATCGATCCTGGGACGGACGGTGCTGGTGAGCGGCGGGGCCGGCGCGGTCGGTCATTACGCGGTGCAACTGGCGAAGTGGGGCGGCGCCCAGGTGATCGCGACGGTCAGTTCCGCCGCCAAAGCCGAGCAGGCCCGCCATGCCGGCGCCGATCTGGTGATCAACTACACGTCCGAGGATGTGGTCGCCCTGGCGATGGCCTTCACCGGCGGCCGCGGTGTCGATCGCGTCGTCGAGGTGGATTTCGGCGGCAATATCGGCACCACGCTGCAACTGATGGCGATCAATTCGACCATCGCGCTCTATGCCAGCAACGGCAATCGCAACCCGGTCGTTCCGGTCCGCGAGCTGATGGAGAAATGCATCACCGTCCGCTCGCTAGTGTTGTTCGCGCTGCCGCCGCCTTTGTTGCTCGCGGCGCAGCGTGACATTTCGAAATGGCTCGCCGCCGGTCCGCGCCTTCATAATGTTGCGGCGCAATTTCCCCTCGCCGAGACGGCGCAGGCGCATCTCGCGGTCGAGCGCGGCGACAAGCTCGGCACCGTGATTGTCGACTGCGCGCGCTGA
- a CDS encoding DUF3775 domain-containing protein: MPELAISTDQVGFLIEKAREYDVKEGATDFDSGSNGADDDMIDVLEDDGSDPVAQEITSFIGAMTEEEQIDLVALMRLGRGDGTIEEWDDLRREAAEGRNDRTARYLLGEPLLSDYLAEGLDAFGLSWADERTTPVK; this comes from the coding sequence ATGCCCGAACTCGCCATTTCGACCGATCAAGTCGGTTTTCTGATCGAGAAGGCGCGCGAATACGACGTCAAGGAAGGGGCCACCGACTTCGATTCCGGGTCGAACGGCGCCGACGACGACATGATCGACGTGCTGGAGGACGACGGCAGCGATCCGGTGGCCCAGGAGATCACCAGCTTCATCGGCGCGATGACCGAGGAAGAGCAGATCGATCTGGTCGCGCTGATGCGGCTTGGCCGCGGCGACGGCACGATCGAAGAATGGGACGATCTGCGGCGCGAGGCCGCGGAGGGCCGCAACGATCGCACCGCGCGCTATCTGCTCGGCGAGCCGCTGCTCAGCGACTATCTGGCCGAGGGGCTTGATGCATTTGGATTGAGCTGGGCCGACGAGCGCACCACCCCGGTCAAGTAA
- a CDS encoding MBL fold metallo-hydrolase, translating into MVWTIGKVKISKIVEMETIGSTRFILPQATNEKIQQLPWLIPDFATEEGRLRMSIHALVVETPTRRIVVDTCLGNDKQGRSIPTWNGLDRPFLADMTAAGYHPDSIDMVICTHLHVDHVGWNTKLVGSEWVPTFGNARYVFGKTEYDHWQTHSTTGEHAAVFADSIKPVVDAGKVDLVASDAALTEEITLISTPGHSPGHVCLHIKSDGEEALLSGDVAHHPCQMAHLQWSATVDSDPRQSAETRRELFSRFADTPTLMIAGHFGPGRIQRDGDAFRLVAAR; encoded by the coding sequence ATGGTCTGGACGATCGGCAAGGTCAAAATCAGCAAAATCGTCGAGATGGAAACCATCGGCAGCACGCGTTTCATCCTGCCCCAGGCCACCAACGAAAAAATCCAGCAACTGCCCTGGCTGATCCCGGATTTCGCCACCGAGGAAGGCCGGCTGCGGATGTCGATCCATGCCTTGGTGGTCGAAACGCCGACCCGCCGCATCGTGGTCGACACCTGCCTCGGCAATGACAAGCAGGGCCGCAGCATTCCGACCTGGAACGGCCTCGACCGGCCGTTTCTCGCCGACATGACCGCCGCGGGCTATCATCCCGACAGCATCGACATGGTGATCTGCACCCATCTGCATGTCGACCATGTCGGCTGGAATACGAAACTGGTCGGGTCCGAATGGGTGCCGACCTTCGGTAATGCCCGCTATGTGTTCGGCAAGACCGAATATGACCATTGGCAGACGCATAGCACCACAGGCGAGCACGCCGCGGTGTTCGCAGATTCGATCAAGCCGGTCGTCGATGCCGGCAAGGTCGATCTGGTCGCCAGCGACGCCGCCCTGACCGAGGAGATCACCCTGATTTCGACGCCCGGCCACAGCCCGGGCCATGTCTGCCTGCACATCAAGTCGGACGGCGAAGAGGCGTTGCTGTCGGGGGATGTCGCGCACCACCCCTGCCAGATGGCGCATCTGCAATGGTCGGCGACGGTCGATTCCGATCCCAGACAATCCGCCGAAACACGGCGCGAGCTGTTCTCGCGCTTTGCCGATACGCCGACATTAATGATCGCCGGCCATTTCGGCCCCGGACGGATCCAGCGCGATGGCGACGCGTTCCGGCTGGTGGCGGCGCGATAG
- a CDS encoding fumarylacetoacetate hydrolase family protein, whose translation MKLVRYGAVGQEKPGLIDRSGQLRDLSAHCQDLAGEAFSPAQLAKLASLDSDSLPAVAGQPRLGAVVGGAPKFIAIGLNFADHAAESGMPIPAEPIVFMKAASSLCGPNDDVEKPRGSTKLDWEVELAVVIGSRAKYVGEADALTYVAGYCVCNDVSERAFQIERLGQWTKGKSHDTFGPLGPWLVTKDEIADVHKLGMWLDVNGKRCQTGSTATMIFNVPKIISYLSELMTLLPGDVITTGTPPGVGMGMKPSPQFLNVGDVVTLGIDGLGEQKQTIVAA comes from the coding sequence ATGAAGCTCGTTCGATATGGTGCGGTCGGCCAGGAAAAGCCCGGCCTGATTGACCGCTCAGGCCAGCTGCGCGACCTGTCCGCGCATTGCCAGGACCTTGCCGGCGAGGCGTTTTCGCCTGCCCAGCTGGCCAAGTTAGCCAGCCTGGATTCCGACAGCCTTCCCGCTGTCGCGGGCCAGCCGCGGCTTGGCGCGGTGGTCGGCGGGGCGCCGAAATTCATCGCCATCGGGTTGAATTTTGCCGACCACGCCGCCGAGTCCGGGATGCCGATCCCGGCCGAGCCGATCGTGTTCATGAAAGCCGCCAGCTCGCTGTGCGGCCCCAATGACGACGTCGAGAAGCCGCGCGGCTCCACCAAGCTGGACTGGGAAGTCGAGCTGGCGGTCGTGATCGGCAGCCGGGCGAAATATGTCGGCGAGGCCGATGCGCTGACATACGTCGCCGGCTATTGCGTCTGCAACGACGTCTCCGAGCGCGCCTTCCAGATCGAGCGGCTCGGACAATGGACCAAGGGCAAGTCGCACGACACCTTCGGCCCGCTCGGCCCCTGGCTCGTCACCAAGGACGAGATCGCCGATGTCCACAAGCTCGGCATGTGGCTCGACGTCAACGGCAAGCGCTGCCAAACCGGATCGACCGCGACGATGATCTTCAACGTGCCGAAGATCATCTCCTATCTGTCGGAGCTGATGACGCTGCTGCCCGGTGACGTCATCACCACCGGCACGCCGCCTGGCGTCGGCATGGGCATGAAGCCGTCGCCGCAATTCCTCAATGTCGGCGACGTCGTCACCCTCGGCATCGACGGCCTCGGCGAGCAAAAACAGACCATCGTGGCGGCGTAG
- a CDS encoding glutathione S-transferase family protein, with protein sequence MKLSFSPASPFARKVRIAAIELGLIDQIEFISAAVVPGQPNDDYVKINPLKKLPALILDNGEVIVDSYVIAEYLDDLAGGGRLIPASGPARWRVKSDHSMLQGMLDSMLLCRYEKLVRPKELFWQGWYDDHWARAWSGMARFERSEALSGPLDIAQIALVCVLGYADFRFPDCGWRKAFPKLDAFHEKMLERPSVKISLPPPA encoded by the coding sequence ATGAAACTCTCCTTCTCGCCGGCCTCGCCCTTCGCCCGCAAGGTGCGGATTGCCGCGATCGAACTCGGGCTGATCGACCAGATCGAATTCATCTCTGCCGCGGTGGTGCCGGGCCAGCCGAACGACGACTATGTGAAGATCAACCCGTTGAAGAAACTGCCGGCGCTGATCCTCGATAATGGCGAGGTGATCGTCGATTCCTATGTGATCGCCGAATATCTCGACGATCTGGCCGGCGGCGGCAGGTTGATCCCGGCATCGGGTCCGGCACGCTGGCGGGTCAAGAGCGATCATTCGATGCTGCAGGGCATGCTGGATTCGATGTTGCTGTGCCGCTACGAGAAGTTAGTGCGGCCGAAGGAGCTGTTCTGGCAGGGCTGGTACGACGATCACTGGGCGCGGGCGTGGTCCGGCATGGCGCGGTTCGAACGCAGCGAGGCGCTGTCCGGGCCGCTCGACATCGCGCAGATCGCGCTGGTCTGCGTGCTCGGCTATGCCGATTTCCGCTTTCCCGATTGCGGCTGGCGCAAGGCCTTTCCGAAGCTCGACGCCTTCCACGAGAAGATGCTGGAACGGCCCTCGGTGAAGATCTCGCTGCCGCCGCCGGCGTAA
- a CDS encoding methylated-DNA--[protein]-cysteine S-methyltransferase: MTNHSFTLFDTAIGRCGIAWGERGVVAVQLPQPSEQQTRARIHQQLGEIDEAAAPPAVQGAIDGIVALLQGARVDLSTIALDLDRVPPFHRGVYDIARSIPPGHTLSYGDIAKRLGGVELSREVGQALGRNPCPIIVPCHRVLAAGGKPGGFSANGGVTTKLKLLAIEGAAVNHTPSLFD, encoded by the coding sequence ATGACAAACCACAGCTTCACTCTGTTCGACACTGCGATCGGCCGTTGCGGCATCGCCTGGGGCGAGCGCGGTGTGGTCGCGGTACAATTGCCGCAGCCGAGCGAGCAGCAGACCCGGGCGCGGATCCATCAACAGCTCGGCGAGATCGACGAGGCGGCGGCGCCGCCCGCGGTGCAAGGCGCGATCGACGGCATTGTCGCGTTGCTGCAGGGCGCGCGGGTCGATCTGTCCACGATCGCGCTCGATCTCGATCGGGTACCGCCCTTTCACCGCGGGGTCTACGACATCGCCCGCAGCATTCCGCCGGGCCATACGCTGAGCTATGGCGACATCGCCAAGCGGCTCGGCGGCGTCGAATTGTCGCGCGAGGTCGGCCAGGCACTCGGCCGCAACCCGTGCCCGATCATCGTGCCGTGCCACCGCGTGCTCGCCGCCGGCGGCAAGCCCGGCGGCTTTTCCGCCAATGGCGGCGTCACCACCAAGCTGAAACTGCTGGCGATCGAGGGCGCGGCGGTGAACCACACGCCGAGCCTGTTCGATTGA
- a CDS encoding SlyX family protein, with translation MTDKHLAERIDALEARLTYQDDAIETLNATITAQWKQIDALTRQFAALSERLQEAEANASSPSNEPPPHY, from the coding sequence ATGACTGACAAGCACCTCGCCGAGCGGATCGACGCGCTCGAGGCACGATTGACGTATCAGGATGACGCGATCGAGACACTGAACGCCACTATCACCGCGCAGTGGAAACAGATCGACGCGCTGACCCGCCAGTTCGCTGCGCTCAGCGAACGGCTGCAGGAAGCCGAGGCCAACGCCTCCAGCCCGAGCAACGAGCCGCCGCCGCATTACTGA
- the ggt gene encoding gamma-glutamyltransferase, producing the protein MRNFHLAGRSTVHSLNGMAASSHPQATLAAIEMLKAGGTAADAAVAACALQGVIEPQSTGIGGDCFALIQPKGEGKVHSYNGSGRAPKAASAEWYLEHKMQAIPSTGPHSVTIPGSIDAWATILADHGKLGLDVVLQPAIKAAEQGYVVAPRIAFDWKNNVEKVRAGINAPRYLLRNGEAPVVGDVMKQPELGQTLRTIAKLGPDGFYKGSVAEDMVETLRAAGGLHTMEDFADHVTERTTPLSTNYKGLDVWQCPPNGPGITMLVMLNILSHFDLTKYPSLSVERFHLEAEAARIAYLMREQDIGDPAYVGIDIERILSKQFAADWAAKIRMDSLVELPDVRPPINPETVYITVIDKDRNVCSFINSVAHSFGSAVVSANTGVLLQNRGAGFRVQPGHPNCIAGGKRPLHTIIPSMTTENGRAKMSFAVMGGQYQPVGQCRVLTNMVDYGMDVQEAIDQPRGLHFEGVYTLEDGVPASIVEGLKKIGHKTAPCVGPFGGAQAIWIDWDKGTLTGGSEPRKDGCALGY; encoded by the coding sequence ATGAGGAATTTCCATCTCGCCGGCCGCTCCACGGTCCATTCCCTCAACGGCATGGCGGCGAGTTCGCACCCGCAAGCGACGCTGGCGGCCATCGAGATGCTGAAAGCCGGCGGCACCGCAGCCGACGCGGCGGTGGCGGCCTGCGCGCTGCAGGGCGTGATCGAGCCGCAATCGACCGGCATCGGCGGCGATTGCTTCGCGCTGATCCAGCCCAAGGGCGAGGGCAAGGTTCATTCCTATAATGGCTCCGGCCGTGCGCCGAAGGCGGCCAGCGCGGAATGGTACCTCGAGCACAAGATGCAGGCGATCCCGAGCACCGGCCCGCATTCGGTGACGATTCCCGGTTCGATCGACGCCTGGGCGACGATCCTTGCCGATCACGGCAAGCTCGGCCTCGACGTGGTGCTGCAGCCGGCGATCAAGGCGGCGGAGCAGGGCTATGTGGTGGCGCCGCGGATCGCCTTCGACTGGAAAAACAATGTCGAGAAGGTTCGCGCCGGCATCAACGCGCCGCGCTATCTGCTCAGGAACGGCGAGGCCCCGGTGGTCGGCGACGTGATGAAGCAGCCCGAACTCGGCCAGACCCTGCGCACCATCGCCAAGCTCGGCCCCGACGGCTTCTACAAGGGCAGCGTCGCCGAGGACATGGTGGAGACGCTGCGCGCCGCCGGCGGCCTGCACACCATGGAAGACTTCGCCGATCACGTCACCGAGCGCACCACGCCGCTCAGCACCAACTACAAGGGCCTCGACGTCTGGCAGTGCCCGCCCAACGGGCCTGGCATCACCATGCTGGTGATGCTCAACATCCTCAGCCATTTCGACCTGACCAAATATCCGTCGCTGAGCGTCGAGCGCTTCCACCTCGAAGCCGAGGCCGCGCGCATCGCCTATCTGATGCGCGAGCAGGACATCGGCGATCCGGCCTATGTGGGCATCGACATCGAGCGCATCCTGTCGAAGCAGTTCGCCGCCGATTGGGCCGCCAAGATCCGGATGGATTCGCTGGTCGAACTGCCCGACGTACGCCCGCCGATCAATCCCGAGACGGTCTACATCACGGTGATCGACAAGGACCGCAACGTCTGCTCCTTCATCAATTCGGTGGCGCATTCGTTCGGCTCGGCGGTGGTGTCGGCCAACACCGGCGTGCTGCTGCAGAATCGCGGCGCCGGATTCCGGGTGCAGCCCGGCCACCCCAATTGCATCGCCGGCGGCAAGCGCCCGCTGCACACCATCATTCCCAGCATGACCACCGAAAACGGCCGCGCCAAGATGTCGTTCGCCGTGATGGGCGGCCAGTATCAGCCGGTCGGCCAGTGCCGCGTTCTGACCAATATGGTCGACTACGGCATGGATGTGCAGGAGGCGATCGATCAGCCGCGCGGGCTGCATTTCGAGGGCGTCTACACGCTGGAAGACGGCGTGCCGGCTTCGATCGTCGAGGGGCTGAAGAAGATCGGCCACAAGACGGCACCCTGCGTCGGCCCGTTCGGCGGCGCCCAGGCAATCTGGATCGACTGGGACAAGGGCACGCTGACCGGCGGCTCCGAACCCCGCAAGGACGGCTGCGCGCTGGGATATTGA
- a CDS encoding D-2-hydroxyacid dehydrogenase family protein translates to MKVSILDDYFDTLRTLPCFSKLREHDVTIFNDHVQDTEELAQRLRDTEALVLIRERTQIGAELLEKLPKLKLISQRSVYPHIDIAAATRLGIIVSSNMHSDTPSYAAAELTWGLVLSAMRQIPQQMAALQAGQWQIGVGQTLRDKTLGIYGYGRIGGVVAGYGRAFGMKVMVWAREPNLAQARADGYRIAGSKDELFAQCDVISLHMRLVEATRSIVTRGDLARMKQTALLVNTSRAGLIEPGALVDALRAGRPGMAAVDVFETEPLRNVDDPLLTMANVIATPHIGYVSRDEYELQFSDIFDQIVRYAHGEPSHVVNPDVLSNPRR, encoded by the coding sequence ATGAAGGTTTCCATCCTCGACGATTACTTCGACACGTTGCGGACGCTGCCGTGCTTTTCCAAGCTGCGCGAGCACGACGTCACCATCTTCAATGACCACGTCCAGGACACCGAGGAGCTGGCGCAGCGGCTGCGCGACACCGAGGCGCTGGTGCTGATCCGGGAGCGCACGCAGATCGGCGCCGAGCTTCTGGAGAAGCTTCCGAAGCTGAAGCTGATCAGCCAGCGCAGCGTCTATCCGCATATCGACATCGCCGCGGCGACGCGGCTCGGCATCATCGTGTCGTCGAACATGCATTCCGACACGCCGTCCTATGCGGCGGCCGAATTGACCTGGGGGCTGGTGCTGTCGGCGATGCGGCAGATTCCGCAGCAGATGGCGGCGCTGCAGGCAGGCCAATGGCAGATCGGCGTCGGCCAAACGCTGCGCGACAAGACCCTCGGCATCTATGGCTATGGCCGGATCGGCGGCGTCGTCGCCGGTTACGGCCGCGCCTTTGGCATGAAGGTGATGGTGTGGGCGCGCGAGCCGAATCTGGCGCAGGCGCGCGCCGACGGCTACCGCATCGCCGGCAGCAAGGACGAATTATTCGCGCAGTGCGACGTCATCTCGCTGCACATGCGGCTGGTCGAGGCGACACGCAGCATCGTCACCCGCGGTGATCTGGCCCGGATGAAGCAGACCGCGCTGTTGGTCAACACCAGTCGTGCCGGACTGATCGAGCCAGGCGCCTTGGTGGACGCGTTGCGCGCCGGCCGCCCCGGCATGGCGGCGGTCGATGTTTTCGAAACCGAGCCGCTGCGCAATGTGGATGATCCGCTGCTGACGATGGCCAATGTGATCGCCACGCCACATATCGGCTACGTCTCGCGCGACGAATACGAATTGCAGTTCAGCGACATCTTCGACCAGATCGTGCGCTATGCCCATGGCGAGCCGAGCCATGTGGTCAATCCGGACGTGCTGAGCAATCCGCGCCGCTGA
- a CDS encoding CsbD family protein gives MGSTTDKIKGTANEAVGKAKQSIGEATGSEKMQGEGALQEAKGKGQKALGEGKEAVKEGAEKVSDYANKKL, from the coding sequence ATGGGTAGCACGACAGACAAGATCAAGGGCACCGCCAACGAAGCCGTCGGCAAGGCCAAGCAGAGCATCGGCGAAGCCACCGGCTCCGAGAAGATGCAGGGCGAAGGCGCGTTGCAGGAAGCCAAGGGCAAGGGCCAGAAGGCGCTTGGCGAAGGCAAGGAAGCCGTCAAGGAGGGCGCCGAGAAGGTGTCCGACTACGCCAACAAGAAGCTCTGA